TGGTTCTCGCGGGAAAGCATGGTGACCAGGAAACGATTTTCGGGATACAGGGAACAGAGCCGCACCAAAGCATCTATTGAACTTTTGCCCACACTGTCCCCGGCCAGCCCGAGCTCGGGATTGACCAGCTTCTTGACCCCGATCATCATCGCAAACGGGAGGTTGTTCTCTCTCCCCGCAGGCAAAACACAGCGTTCTATAATGACGCCGCATGGGGAGTTTTCAGGAAAGGTAAAGGAAGGGGGTAATGACGCTGCCATGTAAACGGGATGCATCTTTTTGACCCAGTCGGAGAGAAAACGGCGTATCTCGCGGAAAGTCCAGGGGCCGAGACCGTGCTCCACTTCATACCCCCAGGATTTCAGCATGTCACAGGAACGGTTCCAGTCGAGGAGAAGGCGGTCGATGCGGAGGGCGGCGAGAAACCGTGAATCACGCTGCATCTCACGGTTCCATATCGGGCGTTCGGAGTCATCGAACGGATCATTGGTCATAACCACCTGGCGGACATTGGACCTGGCGAACACAATATCAATGTAGTCGGCAGCCCGCAGATCCCTGAAGTAAGAGCGAATATTCTCCAGGTTTCGCTCTCCGGGATCAAGACCCAGCTCCCGGATGCAGGTCACAATGCCCCTGCATGCTTCGGAAATCGGGGAACGTTCGAGAAAAAGGCGCCGCCAGATATAATCAGCCTGCTCTTTTTTGCTCATTGCCCAGAACTGTGCATACGGCATGGGAGCGGCACGGAAAACCTCGGCTATGAGATAATGATATGTCAGGAGTTCATCGATTCCCCAGAGAAGGAGATTTCCGAAATTGGCGTCAAAGATATGTGTATGCACATCGAGAACGGGGGTTTTCTCAACTGTTGATTTGACCATCCGGCTGATCGCATCTCGATCAATAGCTTGCATCTTACTCTCTCCCATTCTAATATTGTATATGCTTGACAAAAGAATTCAAAACATTTAGACATGATTAACAAGATTAACACGACTGGAAATAAAAAGATAAAATCTTGTAAATCATGTAAATCCTGTCTAAAAAATTCATCTATATCTTGTCGGATCCTGTATGCCGGCATTCCTGAACCCTTTTTTACGAAGCTGGCAGCTGTCGCATTCGCCGCAGGCGAAACCTTCCCCGGAGGGATCGTAACAACTGAATGTGAGAGAGTAATCAACTCCAAGCCCCACTCCGGTTTTGATGATTTCCGCTTTTGAAAAGTGGATAAGCGGAGTACGGATGGTAATCCTGCGGCCTTCCACACCTTCTTTGGTGGCGAGATTGGCCATGCTCTCAAAAGCCCGGATGAATTCGGGGCGGCAATCAGGATACCCGGAATAATCAACTGCATTCACTCCGATGAATATGTCATGTGCGCCTATAACTTCGGCCCATCCCAGGGCATAGGCGAGGAAAATGGTGTTACGGGCCGGAACATAGGTGATCGGAATGCCCTGCGCGATTTCACCTTCGGAACGGTTCTTCGGGACTTCGATATTTGAAGTCAATGCCGAGCCGCCGAAAAGCCGTAGATCGATAGTTACCAGCAACCTCCGTTCGACTCCGAATGTATCGGCAATCT
This genomic stretch from Candidatus Latescibacter sp. harbors:
- a CDS encoding glucuronate isomerase; this translates as MQAIDRDAISRMVKSTVEKTPVLDVHTHIFDANFGNLLLWGIDELLTYHYLIAEVFRAAPMPYAQFWAMSKKEQADYIWRRLFLERSPISEACRGIVTCIRELGLDPGERNLENIRSYFRDLRAADYIDIVFARSNVRQVVMTNDPFDDSERPIWNREMQRDSRFLAALRIDRLLLDWNRSCDMLKSWGYEVEHGLGPWTFREIRRFLSDWVKKMHPVYMAASLPPSFTFPENSPCGVIIERCVLPAGRENNLPFAMMIGVKKLVNPELGLAGDSVGKSSIDALVRLCSLYPENRFLVTMLSRENQHELCVTARKFPNLMVFGCWWFLNNPSIIEEMTRERIELLGFSMIPQHSDARVLDQLLYKWRHSRKVIGDVLAEKYLDLADSGWRVDEEEVRRDVKLLFGGIFEKFIS
- the queC gene encoding 7-cyano-7-deazaguanine synthase QueC, yielding MTTNFKKAVVLLSGGMDSATTLAIAIRDGFEACTMSFNYGQRHSCELDAAQKIADTFGVERRLLVTIDLRLFGGSALTSNIEVPKNRSEGEIAQGIPITYVPARNTIFLAYALGWAEVIGAHDIFIGVNAVDYSGYPDCRPEFIRAFESMANLATKEGVEGRRITIRTPLIHFSKAEIIKTGVGLGVDYSLTFSCYDPSGEGFACGECDSCQLRKKGFRNAGIQDPTRYR